The genome window AGCTGGATGCTGCACCGTTATCTCACGAAGAATTGCATTTCCATCGTTCGTCATGACGATACCACCCATTGGATCCATCAACATTTTTAACATTGCTTGCGGACCCAAACATGTTCTTATCACATCTGCGATGGCCTGTTTAGGAAATAATTCCCAATTATTATCCCATGTTTTTTgaactcattttttcatatataacaaaaaaattttcaaaacccttattttttcatgtaccATGCAAGGAGTAAATATGGAGTAAAATCAACTTTGgatatattcaattttattcctgGATCAAATATGTATCACTTATTAAACGAGTGAAgatgaacaaaaatcaataatttcatttttttacactataaatatgaagttattgaataatattatttgaaaattattcattattgAAGTGTTCTAAGATTTCTCATTAATATCatccatcatttttattaatttctatgtgaataaaaaatcatgttcAATTAATTCTGCTCGATTAATGAattatcacaaaattttatgTCATGTTCAACTATTTCGTCCACTTGGTTCAATGGCTCTCATAGTATTCTAggttttcgaggaaaaaaaaacagaaatgaCCATCTTTGTTTGGAGTTACGAGAAAATTATCGAGTGAATTCGTAAGAGCTGTCTGCAAACTAAAACCACATGGTTTGATTGAACTTtgtttgagaaataaaaaaacgaataaaggGCAACGGTTTTGCGGAATGAAATCCAAATCGTAATTgttctttcaatttcaattgtaTTTACGAAGGTTACACACATGAGAAAACGTCTCGCGATGTCGCATGCACGTGGGCGTGCCGGTGCTCGTGAATTCCTTATAAGGAGAAGTTGgaggaaaaatggagaaatagAAAAGAAGATCGAACTCACCTTGCCCGCTTGGATGTTTTCCTTCTGGACCTTTTTGCCAGAATCGCGCTTCGTGTTTTGGCCTGCAATAATCGATGGAAAATTCATCGTGTTAATTATATGACGTTGAGTACCATGAAAAATAGTACCGGAGAAACAAACGAACGTGCAAATATCGGATCTTCAACTCACTTAAAACCACGATCGGAGCTGAACCTGGCCCGAACATTCTTCTGTTTTCCTTGATAGTAtcgaaattcacgaaaaaaaatcttacatcaacgagaaaaatgaacgCGTTACTGTACCAGACGAGAATTCAAAAACCTTCAACTCGGTGAAAAAATAACCCTCAAGTTCCAAATAACGATAGGCCCTGACTCGCTAGAAACATGAATCACGCGACTCTGAACCAGTCAGAGATTGggagttacaaaaaaaaatatatcgtggGCATTGGATTTTTAAGTTTAATTCCCTTTGTGTCCGCCAGTGTTCTATACTCGTCTCTCGATCGGTAATAAAAATGCCAtcattcacaaaaaattttaacataGAATTTCATAATCTCCGTGAACTCAGTCAACCAATTCTTTATGTTTGACTTGTTTTTAGTATGAATCGTTTgtccaaaagaaaaatatagctTGGGAATAATTATCCCATGCCATTATAAATGCGATTACATATACATTACCATGAGAGGTGAGCTTTGAATCATTGCGCTATCTATCGCTAAATTTCTAAAACATCAAAGCAGATAAATCACTTGTTCGAACATACTTCCATGTCTGCGTTTATTTTTTGTCCGCGTTTATCGAGAAACGACGGTTATACACTTTTGTAGCCAGTTTTGCCGACCGTAGCCGTCGAAAATCGAACGCACTCTTGGTCAAGTGTCATGCTGGTTACATATACGTGGAAGTGTTGTTATTAAAAGTTTGCATTTTATATCGGCAATTACAAATAAACTAACGAGGAGAAGCGGGCGAGTGTTTCTCGTCAAAATGTGGTTGAGTTTCACGATTAATTGTTTTTCCGTAACGTAGTTTATCgttaagatttttttctttcttaaaaccGTGTTGTTTATCGATGTGTCCGCGAATTCAGAGTCGCGTATGCTGAAAACTTGTCCCCAATGTACGAAAAAACGTGAgtatttcaagtttttatcTTTCCTTTCACTTTTCATCTGCCCCTtataaatgagaataaaaattccagcGTACAAAATAAGTTCGGAGacattttgacgaaattccGAATCCGGCACGTCAAATACAAGCTTGCCTTGATTTTGATATTCGTGTGCCCAATCCAAATATACTTCTTAACTTCTTTCTTTATCTTATCTCTATGTTTAGAGTACACACGATATGAAGAATGGCGCGATTCGCCAAAGACGATTTTATTAGCGATATGCGAATATGAAGGGCAGCTCCAGCGGAGATCAAGTCCAAATCCCACAGAAGTATGTCTTTTTTTCCGATCCTGAGACTATTTCTGAACGCGCCAAAAAATCTAGCGCAGTGagtagaaaatattttcacatgGCTCTGTAAAAAGTTGTAATTAATCGCATGCATGATTTAAATTTGTGATATTTCATAAACTTTTGATaactacgacgctgaagtatgcaacgttggagtccaacgaaatgatcgaaaaaacatttgtaattcacctgttttttattttacgaagtatcggtgcaggttgaaaaactacggattgcaaattcggcagggaacgaaattggagaattactgaaattattggatagttttttttagatcatttcgttctactccaacgttgcaaacttcagcgccaTTTGATAACTATTTGTGAGAACGAAACGGAAAAAGAATTTGTGAAAACAGTCTTATGCATTTGTTTTCTTATggatttaaaatatttaacaaACAAGCAAACGAagcaattatttcaaaaatagaggaaattgaacatatttatacttcatttattgaaattttacaaatattaatcaataattattcgtTAGTAAAAGCCTAACAGTAGGCTGtattttgaaatgttttgagacgataataaaatatttgtgaaaaacacGATTTTATTCTCTACAATACATTGAATGGTGATCATAACATTGGGAACATTAAATTTCAGATTTTACGGAACCATCAGATTGCCCAGTTGAGGAAAGAAAGTGAGAAATGTGGTAATGAGGAATTATACAACAATGTAGAAAAACCTGCGACAGGGGCAGATCGGAAAAACGttgactcatttttatttgaccAGCCAGTGAAATCGCATCCGTTTACATTTATCTCAGCAGTAAAACGAAAATTAGCCCTGTCGGCTTACAATGAAACATCGAAGAGAGTTTAcaattcgattatttcgaaaaCTGCAAAACCGCTGAATATTGAAGCAAATGAAACGGAGGAACAGTGTCTAGAGAGTTTGTATGAAACAATACAAAAAATGGATTTCGTAAAGCCTCTGAAAGTTCCCGATGTGAAAATATCACCGAAAACATTAGACTACGCATCGAAAGAAACGCCGAATGTGCGAGATTCCTCCAGCTTGAAAATTTCTATAtcacaaaaaaacgaaaaaggctCGAAAAGCGCTGAAAGAGTTCATCGTAAATTGGATTTCTCCCTGTCGGAAGGTCACTCTCTGGTATCGAGTGATGAGATCGAGCCTCTTCGTGCACCGGATGTCTCCATTTCCCCAAGTCTTATAAAACAAAAGGACGTACGCGACAACTCGCGCGAAAAGGAAAATCGCAATAAAGAGGTTAGTGATTCTTAATTTAAAGTTGTCAAGGTATCATAGAAAATCAATGCAttgacaatttgaaaaattcgaaattcgaaaaaagcgAACTTTCAGGATTGTGGAGCAATTGGATTTTTAGTTGAAAACCTGTAGAAgtgatttttggaaaaagaCGAAAGAAGCGCAGAAATCTCttagaaattcaaattttttcacctgTAAAATGTTTTCGTCGATAATAATGTTTGATATTTGTGTTTAAGCATTCCTCTTCGGTCTCTCGTCCAGAGAAAGTGGTAACGAATTTACtgaagagaatgaaaaaggacGATGCCTTAGTAACGAGAGCGGATGAAACGTCGCTGGATTCTACGAAGAGAGGGAAAAGTCCAAAGCACTTATCACGAAAAGAAGGAGGGGCGGAAACGAAGCGTACAAAAACAGAGCGGGGGTTGATTCATGGGGGGCGGGAGATTGAATTCGGGTCGAAAAAACCAAAGAGTAAAAATCCGGGGATCTCAGTATTGAAAAAAgaggatgaaaagaaaatacgaGGAGTGTACGGTACGAAGAGTGGACGGGATCGGTCGTTGGAGTCTCGGGGTCGAACATTCAGCAGCGAATCGCTTCCGGATAGATTTTCAAAAGTATACGAGAAAATGAGTGCGAGAGATCAGGCGCGAATATTAGCAGATGGAGATGGCAAGTACAACGACGATTACGAGATTTTGCACGCGCTGAGACAAATCGAAGAGCACAAGCAAAAGACCTCGGTCGACAGCAAAACACCAAAGAGCTTAGGAAGGTCTTCGTCGCAATCGACTAGCcaaaaatcgatcgatcaaCCTGCCAAAGAGCTGCACAAAAGAAGTCTGGACCGAGGGAAAGCATCGACGAGCAAATCGCAGTCTCGGGCGAGTGAAACGAGCGAAGAACTGGAAAACCCTTCGGATTCGAGCAGCAACAAAGTGCGTAACACGATCGATTTACCTCAAAACTCTAACGTTGTTACGCAAACTTCGAGCGAGACGACACCAGAAGAGATCGTTCTCGATCCCGCAAAAATATCCTTCCGGGATGACAGTTATTCTCAGCAAGACGAATTCTGCGACCTCGTTACACCCGATATGAATTTAAACGTGCGTACAAAAAGGCGGAAGCAGAAAATGAACGAGAGCGAAACGGAAATAGATACAAAAACATCGAAACACCGAGCTCGAAGCTTGGACGCGGACTCCCAGAATTCTGAAAGCTCCTTCGTTCATCCGACCGCGTTGCACATGCAATTCCAAGCGGAGCTTCATCTATTCGACTCTTACAACGAATCCCTGCGCCAAGTTGAAGGCgtcgaaaaatgtttgtacAACGCGAAAAACGAGAGGAGCAAAGAGCTCTTGGAAAAGCAACGTTTGGTCAACGACGAGATGAGAAAACATCTTTGCGCGATGCAAGCCGCCGAGTCCGATACGACGGACCCGATGAGCCCCGAAAAAGACAGCGATGCAGGCAAGAACGTCGTAACCAAATTGTGTACGAAAGAACCGGAAACAGACCCGAAAAAACATCGCCAAGATTCCGAACCGAGAGAAGGCAAACCGGATGTGAGGGTCGCCGAGACCCAAACCCCCAACGACATCGCAACGCAGACGGAGACTCGCTCGAATCGTCACACTTCGATCGATCGAGCAAAATCATATCCTTGCATAACTTACGAACGGGGTGATTTCCACAAATCCGACATTCCGGAACTGTCCCTCGGCTCCCTCGAGCAATTCGAGGATCTTGATAACATCGAAGACGTTTCGTTGCCTGGCAAAATGCGAACGATGTCAGAGATAAGTTTGCACGAAACAACGTCTTcgataaaaactgaaacgGGAACGGAAATTAGTATGACGACGAGGGACGTGACGTGCTCCTTCAACAAATACCTCGACCTCGAAATGGCCCAATTgataaaagatgaaaaattgatgtacGACAAAATCGAGATGCTATTCAAGTCGCGGGAAAAAACTCTTAACGACCGGACCAAGAAGCTCGTTAAATTGGAGGAACAAAAACGAGCTTTGAGGGACACTGGTCAGGACAGTCGAATAAgcagcgtgaaaaaaaaacagcgagcTTTGCTGCTTAAACTTCAACAGGAAAAGGACGAAATGAATCGACTCAAAGAACTCCACAAAATAGCAAGTCAGGAGAGAAAGTTGATGCTGCAGAAGCAGAGAAACATGTTCAATCCACAGatgtcgacgaaaaatatcCTAACGAAGTTGAAGAGAAGCGCGGACTGCCAATCGCCGAGAAGATTGTCCGGGCCGATGAAAGGGTACGATATTAGGAGCAACAGTTCCATGAGTTCGCTCCTCGAGTCGGAAAAGGCACAAATCGATCGAGCACAGATGGACATGAAAGTTTTGCTGTCTGACAGCTCGTACAGGGTCGAAGGAAAATCCTTGAAATCTGATCAGGACACTTCTCCGCCCGAGAAACTCGACGCTTCGAGCGATCGAAGATTTCCTGGTATTCTCGACTCAACGAGCCTCAACGAGCTCGAACGATCGACCGATTTTGTTGAGAACCTGCTTGTTTCACCGCAGAATCTCGAATCGAAGACTCGCaagtttgaggaaaaaatgccCAATTCGAGGAATTATTTGTTGAGACAAAAGCGATTGTTGAGCCCTGGGCAGATAGTTGAGAGCCAAGAAGAACCCTCCCTCGTTTCGAGGAACAACGAAAACGTGGAAAACGCCAAGTCAGAGTCTGACACTCTCGTCGAGGAATTGTCGAAAAGGTCAAAAGCTCTTAATCATGAGAATCTTCAAGCTTCTGGACAATCGAAAGAGTCGCTGCATCACGAGAATAACCAGCAGGAAACCGATTCCTCTCGTAAATCGAAAGCCCTTCAAGTCAACGAAGAATCACTCTTACAAGCTTACAGATCCTCCAAAAAGTCGGACAAAATTCCCACCCTCGAGCGGGACggatcgaaaaaattgcaGCAACATTCCCACGAGGCAAAACCCACGAGCAAAAGAAAAGGTGGCAAAAGTCTTAAAACCAAGTCAACATCGAACGTTctaaacgaaaatattttgaggACGAGAAACGACGAATCGAATAAATCAACGAACaataaacgaacgaaaatagaCAAAGATTCGGCCGAAGATCATTATCAAAGCTCAATTCTCGAGGAGATCGATCTCAACGAGAGCCAAAATTCCCTCCAAGCTCTCGTCAAACACTCGAGAGCTGTCAAagacaaaaattataaactTTTGCGTGACATTGCTACCGAACAACACGAGACCAAGGAAAATATCGCTGCTGGTAACATGATGGACAGAAGCTTTGACATTCGTGACAATGACTCTCGACGAGACGATACTGACATACAAAATCTAGGAAATATCTCGACCAGATCACAAGTTAGCACCTTCACCATTTCCCGGCATAGCTCCGGTGACAGTGAGAAAGGGTTCTCTCGATCAGTCGTCATTAGGGCTCAGGATCATCGATTCAAAACTTCCAAAAAACTCGAAGAGTacgtattttgattttttttccgtttctacTAACGGACTGTTatccttcaatttcttttgtaaGAAATCATATTGATCACTAAAAGTAAAATCATATTGAACACTTgtaagttttttaattttttatcagtTCAATTTCCAAGATTAAGTAGCTTTCAACGAGAACAATGACGAGAAAACTGAAACCAATAAATTTGATGCACTAAAGTCTTTCGATTCAAACgagtgtatttttcaaaactaatACATTCATTGTACTTGAAAGTAATTTCATAGTTAGAAAAATTCAGTAGGATCTTTCAAAAGAACTCGAAAGTTTAACAGGTTGTTGGAATTGGGGAAAATTCAAATGCAATATTTTAGATGAAACAGAGATTTGAATTATTGGATTTTTAATGGTTCTACCTTGTTTTTCAACGGCCATAACACATTGTAGAAAAATTGACAAGCTTCTCAACCCATGGCGATATAAATCACCTTCGATTCTGTTAAAAATCAAGGATTTGTCGATATTGAACTTCGTCAAGCATTGATATTGCCAGCTGTGCTTGTAACAACGATAAATTGtagattattttcattcatttgcatggagaaagagaaaatattcTTGAAGCTTGATCTTGCAGTTTAATTTAGAAAATAAATCTTTTCCTTTTCAACTGTTGCAATAGAAAATTGAGAGCAGCTTCAAAAGCTTAAACAAGAATAATCATGTTCCGAAAACCTAGACTTTTCAGGGTCAAACGCACGATTGGATTCTTGGATTTTCATATGACGTTAAGATTCTGGGAAAATGAtctagaaaattgaaaaatcttgtcgTGAACGAAATTATCGGCGTGTTGGCCCAGAGTGTTCTAATAATAAACTGAAAATCGCGTATTCTTGATCGAGCGTACCATTGTAAAAATAGATGTTGAGCGGTACGGTTTGTCTGCATCACACAGGTCGGTCACGGTTTGCCAAGTGCACCGAGTAATTCGCGAGTACTCTCGGAAATATCGTCTTCCAAATTTTTGagtatttcattcgattggctCTTTGTCAGGTCGTTTGAACGCATAATAATTTTGAACAATCAtcgtaaaaagaaatttcgtttGATACAGAGCTCTGAATGCCCGGGAAGCTGCACTCGTCGCTCGCAGAAATTGCGTTGAGGACTGGATCGCTTGGCATACTAAACTTAAAGCCGAAGAGTGTCGCGTTGCTCGCATGGAACAGGCTGCATTCAAACTCGTCAGCACCGCGGCCAATGCTCTTTCCCATAATGGTAatatgtttttgcattttgattTTTACTATAATCGCAAAATTCAAATCGACGAGAACTGACTTGCATTTATTCGTTTGAAAGAATTATATTCTAAcccaattttatttattttgagtttaaatgaaaaatgttctatTTGTTTTTCTGCTCACAATTTCTTGTTCCAAAATGTTCTTAATTAAAGCTTGTTTTCTGCAAAAATGTGTAAAGAAATTGGAATTTGATGATACTAGACTTCTCAAAGATCGGtaccgaattttttttaaaaatcccgtcaaaaaaatgtaaatacgaaattttgtaaaatttttcaattactaACATTTCATTCGTATAGACACGACTATGTCATCCGATACGAGTGACGTGGAAGGAAGGGTTGAGCTTTTGGCAGAAAAATTAGCCGAACGACGGGTGGAAATGGCGAAGTTGAGAAGAGAAACGAGGAAGCAAGCGAAGCGGAGATTAAAAGCGCTGGAATTAAATCtattaaatcaaataaagGTAATTGATATGCCCGCATCAATGTTAATCCTGTTTTCATTACCGAATCTACAACTTGTGCGATATATTTTAATTGTtacgatggattttttttttttaatttttccacTTCGTGCTCTTTTCTGTGTCAGAAATACGACGCGACCATAAACGAGATGCAGCTcaaattggaaaatcaaaaagGCGCGATGAAAGACAACGAAAAGCTGGCGATAGAGTCACGGTCAGTGGCTGACTTCAAAGTACCTGAAATCCCTTTGAAACGTATACAAGAATTATACAAAAGCAGCGATCTTTTGAGATCGAGATCAGAGTCCGACCTGATATTTTCACGGGGCACTCACACGGGGACGAGTGAAAATTATTGCGTATCGGAGAGTCCCGAGATCGAGAATATTTACAAGACATCGAGTTTACGCGATGAGAAAAATTCGAGCTCGTCGAGGATTTCCAGTGCGAGAGATTCCCGATCGAATCAAAGCGCGGAATCGATTTTGGAAGAGGCGGATAAATTCGCTCGAGCGAATACGGAGAAGAGTTCCGAAGCGTCGAGCGATCGGGAGTCGCGGCTAACGAACGTTTCACGATCTCACGAAAGCATCGAGTCCGAAGATATCTCGAATCTCCGAAAATCCGTCACGAGGCTAGACGAGCCGGAAATAATGACAGAAGAAGCAAAAACAATTTCGATGACGAAGGACGGTTCGCCAGAAATTTCTGAAGCCATCAAAACACCAGAAACTGAAGGCAAAATATTCTCCGAAAAACTCGAATCCCTCCATTTGACGAATAAACATTTGAACGACGATATAAGCTCCCTAGAAAACGATTTGAAAGCTCTTTCGCAAATGATGTCGGAATTCAGCAAAAAATCTGACGACAAACTCAAATCAGGCTCGCAAATTGAGCCCGAAAAgcaagaaattttcaaagttgtcGATCTCAGCCCCAAGAACACTTCCCGCGACGTTTccgaagaaatttcaaaatcaataCGGACCGAAATGGATAAGGAAATCTCGAGCGTTTCTGAAGACCTGAACGTTCCAGTGTCTTCGCGGTCCAAAGAAATTATCCAAGGAGATTCGATAGTTACAGAAATTCCGGAAGAATCAAAATCTCCTTCGAACGTTGAGGAAGAAATAATCGACGAAGTAGACGAACTTCTATCGAATGGAGTATCCGAAGAAAAATTACTAAGCATGAAATCCGAAGAAATCGACTTCGAAGCTCGTAGCAAAGAGATTCTCAATGTTATCGAAAAATCCATTATTTCGGAACACATCGAAACGCTCAGTCCAACTTTAAAAGACGACGATCTTGAGAAAAGCATGATGGAAATTTATCAGGAGAACGAGGAACTTTCGCACGATTTGAATTCTCTTGAGGGCGATATTCAATCGATTTCTAGAATAATATCAAAAATGACTGGCAGCGAGAAGGATCCCAGAGAGGTTGCGGATCCTTCGGAAAATTCTCATGAAGCAAGCAAACACGAATCCCAAAACTTTCCACCCTTAGAACTGAACGATCGAGTAAAATCTCCGGAAGATGAAGTAATTCACGATCAACCGAAAGAGAGAAGTGTCGACGAggttgaaactgctgtattcAATGATTCTGCGTCCACGAATGCCGTTGGTTCTCCACGAGAATTTCTACAGCCTGAAAATTCGCTTAAGTCGGTAGAATCCGAAGAGCAAATAGCCGAAAGCATCGTTGTTTCGATTCCAAGAATTCCCGAAGAGCAGttatcgaaaaatcaagacaaagaggaagaagaggcGGAGAGTATCGAGGAGGAAATCTCTGAAGAAAATTCTGTTTTGTCGAGAAAATCGAGTGAAACTTATCACGATGATGAGAACACGGAAAACGAGCGAACAAACGAGTCTTCGTTGGAGAATTCGGCGCACGAGGACAACGAGGAGCCGCTGGAAAACGACGAAATTTCGCAAAGCAAAGTATCCGAGGGAAATGATTGGACGCGATCGGATTCGTTCGAAATTGCGGAAAAACCGAACGAAATTTTTGAGGATTGCGAGAAATCTTTGCAGCTCGAAGCGAGTATTTCTGTCGTTCCTTCCGAAATGTCGGTTATGAATTTCAGCGAAGAATCCCGGGAAAGTGAGCACCACTTCGGAGATCGCCGCGAAGCGGAAAATTTGAGCTGCGAAATGGAGAACGTTTCGATGTTCCTTCCAAAAGGCGAATCGACGACGATCGGGTACAAATTTGAGGATATGGTAAAACCCGATTCAACGCAAGTCGACGAACTCGATGATATCTTGGATATAATTGCGCGGGAAAGCGAGCAAAACGAAGATCCATCGTGTGTTCCAAAAATAGTAGTCACAGCTGAGAATGAAACGgagatcgaaaaaatcgaagctGCGATTGCTATTCCTGAACGAATAGTTCCACGTCCGACCGACTTAAATCTGACCGCGGAGGTCGAGCCCGTTTTGCAAAAGTTGACGGAGATTCTTCAAGGCGTTGAGAGAAATATTGCTCTCCGAAGGAAAAAAGGCAGTGATGATAGTAGCGAGAAGAATGAGATcgaaaaagcgattttttcggAGGATCTTACGAGCAAAATATCGAGCCTCGAGATCGAAAAAATGGGAGATCAAGCTGAGGATCTTGAGACTTTCATGTCCGACATCGTCCTCACGAATATTGATCATCAAGCCGAAGAACCAAGGATTAACGAGAAACTTTTGAACGGTgaagaaataacgaaaagtCTCTGTGAAACTTTATCCAATGTTCCTGAAGCGGCGACGAAATCTCCTCGGGCCAACGAAAACGAAACTACGATGGTTAAATTGGCcgaaaaaacattcgaaatcCTTAAGGATCCCGAGTACGAAGACATCTCCGAGGAGAGTCTCGAGGTTTCCGAAATTCTTGATCGATCGGAGAGCCACAGATCGAGCGGGAGTTTGTCGAGGAACAAAAAGATTCCGGAGAAATACGAGAGCAAGCAAAAATCAGAGGACGTTTTGAGGATTCTCGATGAAATATCACAAAAATCGTATCCCCGTTCGGACTCACGGAACGATCAACATTTGAATGACGTTCAAATTTCGGTACAAGTTTTCGGGAGCGTTTCACCGGGTTTTACGAACAAAATTCATGCCGGTGAAGAATTACGAGGACAAATAATCGGCAGTTTGCAGGATGACGCTAAATCGGTAGAAATCGAAATCGTTGCACTGGAAAATCGTTCCAAAAGTCGTGAAAATGAACCTTCCGAAGGGGACAACTTGAAAAACGATTTACAGAAATCTGCACAACAGGGGGaggaatttttggaaaaaccagAAGTGGACGAGTCCTCTGAATCGAGCGAAGGAGCCGATACGCCGAGAGGCGTTTCTGAAATAGAAATGGATTCACCCAGAGATCCCAACGAATCAAGACTCGATATCGATGCCCTTGACGACGATTTACTCAGCATCACTGACACGACCAAACCTGCGATCGATCCAAAGAGTGACTTCCCCGTTACGACCACCGTCCTGAGCTCCGAAAAAGATATCGAAACTATGATCGACAAATTAAAAGGTACTTTCGACCTCATTCTTTGTTCTTCTTCGATCGAAGTATattcaactcattatttttattcattgtgatatgtgtgcgtgtATATGTCAGTGGTATGAATATGAACGGGAAAAGGGAAAATCCGAAACTCTTGACTTCAAATATAACGTTGAATGTTGAATTGTAAAAAGACTTTTTCGTGAGTTAAATGTTGAATGAGAAGCGAAGAA of Venturia canescens isolate UGA chromosome 6, ASM1945775v1, whole genome shotgun sequence contains these proteins:
- the LOC122412417 gene encoding centrosome-associated protein 350-like isoform X2; this encodes MKGSSSGDQVQIPQKYVFFSDPETISERAKKSSAILRNHQIAQLRKESEKCGNEELYNNVEKPATGADRKNVDSFLFDQPVKSHPFTFISAVKRKLALSAYNETSKRVYNSIISKTAKPLNIEANETEEQCLESLYETIQKMDFVKPLKVPDVKISPKTLDYASKETPNVRDSSSLKISISQKNEKGSKSAERVHRKLDFSLSEGHSLVSSDEIEPLRAPDVSISPSLIKQKDVRDNSREKENRNKEHSSSVSRPEKVVTNLLKRMKKDDALVTRADETSLDSTKRGKSPKHLSRKEGGAETKRTKTERGLIHGGREIEFGSKKPKSKNPGISVLKKEDEKKIRGVYGTKSGRDRSLESRGRTFSSESLPDRFSKVYEKMSARDQARILADGDGKYNDDYEILHALRQIEEHKQKTSVDSKTPKSLGRSSSQSTSQKSIDQPAKELHKRSLDRGKASTSKSQSRASETSEELENPSDSSSNKVRNTIDLPQNSNVVTQTSSETTPEEIVLDPAKISFRDDSYSQQDEFCDLVTPDMNLNVRTKRRKQKMNESETEIDTKTSKHRARSLDADSQNSESSFVHPTALHMQFQAELHLFDSYNESLRQVEGVEKCLYNAKNERSKELLEKQRLVNDEMRKHLCAMQAAESDTTDPMSPEKDSDAGKNVVTKLCTKEPETDPKKHRQDSEPREGKPDVRVAETQTPNDIATQTETRSNRHTSIDRAKSYPCITYERGDFHKSDIPELSLGSLEQFEDLDNIEDVSLPGKMRTMSEISLHETTSSIKTETGTEISMTTRDVTCSFNKYLDLEMAQLIKDEKLMYDKIEMLFKSREKTLNDRTKKLVKLEEQKRALRDTGQDSRISSVKKKQRALLLKLQQEKDEMNRLKELHKIASQERKLMLQKQRNMFNPQMSTKNILTKLKRSADCQSPRRLSGPMKGYDIRSNSSMSSLLESEKAQIDRAQMDMKVLLSDSSYRVEGKSLKSDQDTSPPEKLDASSDRRFPGILDSTSLNELERSTDFVENLLVSPQNLESKTRKFEEKMPNSRNYLLRQKRLLSPGQIVESQEEPSLVSRNNENVENAKSESDTLVEELSKRSKALNHENLQASGQSKESLHHENNQQETDSSRKSKALQVNEESLLQAYRSSKKSDKIPTLERDGSKKLQQHSHEAKPTSKRKGGKSLKTKSTSNVLNENILRTRNDESNKSTNNKRTKIDKDSAEDHYQSSILEEIDLNESQNSLQALVKHSRAVKDKNYKLLRDIATEQHETKENIAAGNMMDRSFDIRDNDSRRDDTDIQNLGNISTRSQVSTFTISRHSSGDSEKGFSRSVVIRAQDHRFKTSKKLEEALNAREAALVARRNCVEDWIAWHTKLKAEECRVARMEQAAFKLVSTAANALSHNDTTMSSDTSDVEGRVELLAEKLAERRVEMAKLRRETRKQAKRRLKALELNLLNQIKKYDATINEMQLKLENQKGAMKDNEKLAIESRSVADFKVPEIPLKRIQELYKSSDLLRSRSESDLIFSRGTHTGTSENYCVSESPEIENIYKTSSLRDEKNSSSSRISSARDSRSNQSAESILEEADKFARANTEKSSEASSDRESRLTNVSRSHESIESEDISNLRKSVTRLDEPEIMTEEAKTISMTKDGSPEISEAIKTPETEGKIFSEKLESLHLTNKHLNDDISSLENDLKALSQMMSEFSKKSDDKLKSGSQIEPEKQEIFKVVDLSPKNTSRDVSEEISKSIRTEMDKEISSVSEDLNVPVSSRSKEIIQGDSIVTEIPEESKSPSNVEEEIIDEVDELLSNGVSEEKLLSMKSEEIDFEARSKEILNVIEKSIISEHIETLSPTLKDDDLEKSMMEIYQENEELSHDLNSLEGDIQSISRIISKMTGSEKDPREVADPSENSHEASKHESQNFPPLELNDRVKSPEDEVIHDQPKERSVDEVETAVFNDSASTNAVGSPREFLQPENSLKSVESEEQIAESIVVSIPRIPEEQLSKNQDKEEEEAESIEEEISEENSVLSRKSSETYHDDENTENERTNESSLENSAHEDNEEPLENDEISQSKVSEGNDWTRSDSFEIAEKPNEIFEDCEKSLQLEASISVVPSEMSVMNFSEESRESEHHFGDRREAENLSCEMENVSMFLPKGESTTIGYKFEDMVKPDSTQVDELDDILDIIARESEQNEDPSCVPKIVVTAENETEIEKIEAAIAIPERIVPRPTDLNLTAEVEPVLQKLTEILQGVERNIALRRKKGSDDSSEKNEIEKAIFSEDLTSKISSLEIEKMGDQAEDLETFMSDIVLTNIDHQAEEPRINEKLLNGEEITKSLCETLSNVPEAATKSPRANENETTMVKLAEKTFEILKDPEYEDISEESLEVSEILDRSESHRSSGSLSRNKKIPEKYESKQKSEDVLRILDEISQKSYPRSDSRNDQHLNDVQISVQVFGSVSPGFTNKIHAGEELRGQIIGSLQDDAKSVEIEIVALENRSKSRENEPSEGDNLKNDLQKSAQQGEEFLEKPEVDESSESSEGADTPRGVSEIEMDSPRDPNESRLDIDALDDDLLSITDTTKPAIDPKSDFPVTTTVLSSEKDIETMIDKLKE